The nucleotide sequence AGCATCGACTCGGTCATGTCGCAGACCGTCACACTGCTGTTCGGTGCGCGGTTCAGAAACCGGAACGCGATATCGCCGGTGCCACCCGCCATATCCAGCAAATGCTGGCCGTTGCGGGGAGCCAACCAATCCATCATCGCATTTTTCCAGATGCGGTGGATGCCCATCGACATGACATCGTTCATCACGTCATAGCGTGAAGCGACATTTGTGAACACGCCGTGCACCAGCCCGGCCTTGTCGTTTTCTTCCACTTCGCGGAAACCGAAATGGGTTGTGCGTCTGACGTTTTCGGTCATGGGCCTTGCCGTTTTAATTCTGCACCCTTCATATGGGGCGTCGCGCAGACTGACAACGCCCTGCGCAAACACGCCCTTATGTCGGAGTTGAAGTTGCCTGAACTGCCCGAGGTCGAAACCGTCCGCCGTGGTCTTGCCCCGCATTTGGAAGGTAAACGTATCACGCGCGCCGATTTCAGGCGGCCCGATTTGCGCTGGCCGTTTCCAACGGACATCGTCGCCCGGTTGGAGGGGCAGACGATTGTGCGGTTGGGCCGGCGCTCCAAGTATTTGCTGGCGGATTTATCCTCGGGTGAAACACTGCTTGTGCATCTGGGTATGTCAGGGCGGTTGCTTCTGTCCGGGGCAGGGCGTGACGCGCCAGTGCAGTTCGCCGATTTCGCCCTCGAACACCCGGCCTTCGAAAAGCACGACCATGTCGTACTGGATTTTGAAGGCGGTGCGCGGCTGACCTTCAATGATCCGCGGCGGTTCGGGGCGATGGACATGATCGGGCGGGGGCAATCGGGTGGTCACCCATTGCTCGCTGCCTTGGGGCCGGAGCCGCTGGGGAATGATTTCCACGCGCCCTATCTCATCGGGCGTTTAAGGGGTCGCAAGACCTCGGCCAAAGCTGCCCTGCTTGATCAGAGAATCATTGCGGGACTCGGAAATATTTACGTGTGCGAGGCGCTGTTTCGTGCGGGGATTGCGCCGACACGTCAAGCGGGCCGGATTGGCAAA is from Qingshengfaniella alkalisoli and encodes:
- the mutM gene encoding bifunctional DNA-formamidopyrimidine glycosylase/DNA-(apurinic or apyrimidinic site) lyase — protein: MPELPEVETVRRGLAPHLEGKRITRADFRRPDLRWPFPTDIVARLEGQTIVRLGRRSKYLLADLSSGETLLVHLGMSGRLLLSGAGRDAPVQFADFALEHPAFEKHDHVVLDFEGGARLTFNDPRRFGAMDMIGRGQSGGHPLLAALGPEPLGNDFHAPYLIGRLRGRKTSAKAALLDQRIIAGLGNIYVCEALFRAGIAPTRQAGRIGKARIEALVPIVREVLTEAIASGGSSLRDFRQADGNIGYFQHRFNVYGREGEPCVKPDCAGQVRRVAQSGRSTFYCPVCQR